GGACCTGATCGCGGCGTGCCGGGCGGCGATGCGCGGCGAGCCGTTCCTGTATCCGGGGACGGTCGGCACGCTGATCGGCACGTACCTGGAGCGGGCCCGCACCGGACGGTCCGAGGACGTGCTGACGCCGCGGGAGGAGGAGGTCCTCAAGCTCGTCGCCGAAGGGCATTCCTCCAAGGAGATCGCGGGACTGCTGGTGATCAGCGTGAAGACGGTGGAGCGGCATCGCGCGAACATGCTGGCGAAGCTGGGGATGAAGGATCGCCTGGAGCTGCTGCGCTACGCCATCCGCGTCGGTCTCATCGAGCCCTGACCGAGCCGCGCAGGACGTACTTGCGGACCTTGCCGCTGGGGGTGCGGGGGAAGTCGTCGAGGACGTGCAGTTCCTCGGGCCACTTCTGCCGGGCGAGGCCCTTCGCCTCGAGGTGGGCGCGGACGTCGTCGAGGGTGGGGGCGGGGGTCTCCTTGAGCCGGACGAACGCGGCCGCGTGCTCGCCGAGCCGTTCGTCCGGCGCGGCGACGACGGCGGCCTCGGCGACGGACGGGAGGGTGAGGAGCATCTCCTCGACCTCGAGGGCGCTGATGTTCTCGCCGCCGCGGATGATGATGTCGGACTTGCGGTCGGTGATGGTGATGTATCCGTCGTCGTCCATCACCGCGATGTCGCCGGTGTGGTACCAGCCGTCGGCGTCGAAGACCCGCTCGGTGAGGGTGTCGTCGGTGTAGCCGAGGCACAGGTCGGGGCCGCGGCTGAGGATCTCGCCGTCGTCGGTGAGGCGCAGCTCGACGCCGGGCAGGGCCTTGCCGTCGGTGTGCAGCCGCTTGTCCCTGGGGGCGGTGTAGTGCGCGGCGGTCATGGACGGGTGCTCGGTGCTGCCGTACGAGCGGTAGACGATGATGCCGAGGTCGGTGAGGCGGGACGTGACGGCGGTGGGGACGGGCGCGCCGCCGAGGCCCGCGTACTTCATCTGGCGCAGGTGCCGGTCGGCGAAGTCCGGGTGGTCGAGGAGGCTGGTGATGTAGTAGGGGACGCCGCCGCCGACGATGAGGTCGTCGCTGTCCATGAGGGCGAGGACGCGTCCGGGGTCCCAGGCGTCGGCGAGGTGGATCGGGGTGCCGCCGAGGACGGGGATGAGGAAGGCGCCCACCATGCCGATGAAGTGGCCGACGGGGGCGGAGGTGAGCTGGCGGGCCAGTTCGGGCGGGTAGCGGTCGGCGAGCTGGCGGGTCTCGCAGCCGAGGGTCTGGTGACTGTGCACGACGCCCTTGGGGTCGCGGGTCGTGCCGGACGTGAAGCTGATCAGCGCGGGGCCCGCGGGGTCGACGGGCAGCACGCCGGGGAGCGGATCGCCGAGGAGGTCGTCGAAGTCGCGGCCGACGACGCCCACGTGCGGGACGTGCGCGCTGACGGCCGGGTCGTGCTCCAGACGGCCGAACCGCTCGGCGGTCACGAACGCCTTCGGCTTGACGGCGTCCAGGATGTAGCCGACCTCCTTGCGCCCGTAGATGTGGACGATCGGGACGACGACGGCGCCGAGGAACGACGACGCCCAGAAGACCGCGGCGGCCTCCATCCAGTTCGGCAGCTGGAAGGCGACGACGTCGCCGGGGCCGACGCCGCGTTCGCGCAGGCCGCCGGCGAGGCGGCGGGCGAGGTGCTCGACGTCGCCGAAGGTGCCGCTCCAGGGCCGGACGGACGAGTGCACGCGGAACGTCGTGTCGGGTGCGGCCGCGAGGCCGCGCTGGAGGAGGTCGCCGATCGTGTCCCGCGTCCACCACCCTTCCGCCTCGTACCGTTCGGCCAGCTCGGCAGGGATCGTGCGCATCGCGGCTCCTAGTCGGCGAGGCGGATGGAGCGGGTGGGGCACGCCTCGGCGGCGTTGCGGACGTCGCCGGACGGATCGCCCTGTTCGTCCATGATGGTCACTTTTCCGTCGTCGTCCAGACCGAAGGTGTTCGGGGCGTAGAAGCCGCACATGCCGGTGCCCGCGCAGGTGTCCGGCGTGACGTCGATCCGGTCCGTCATCCGAACACCACCGGGAGCTCGCTGGGGCCGCGCCAGTGCAGCCCCATCAGGACGGGACGTTCCGCGCCGGGGGCCCACCTCAGGTTCGGCAACCGGTCGAGGATCGCGTTGAGCGCGACGCTCATCTCGGCGCGCGCGAGGTGCATGCCGAGGCACACGTGGGGGCCGCCCGCGAACGACAGGTGCGGGCGGAGCGGGCGCCGCACGTCGAACCGTTCGGGGTCGTCCCAGCGCTTCGGGTCGTGGTTGGCGGCGGTGAGGCAGAGCGCGACCCGCGAACCGGCGGGGACGGCGACGCCGCCGAGCTCGGTGTCGCGGGTGGCGGTGCGGTAGAAGGTCGGGTCGGTGACCTCCCAGCGCAGCGACTCCTCGATGGCGTTGCGGACGAGCGAGCGGTCGCGGCGGACGGCGTCGAGCTGGTCGGGTTCGTTCAGCAGCGCCCACAGCGTGATGCCGAGCTGCCGCCAGGTCGTCCCGGATCCGGCGGTGAGGATGAGCCGGGCGAACGCGAGGATCTCCGCGTCGGTGAGGCCGCGGCGGGTGCCGTCCTCGTCCCGGATCGTGCCCTGCAGCAGCTTGCTGATGAGGTCGTCGCGGGGCTCGGCCCGCCGGTCGGCGATCACCGGGCCGAGGATCTCGCCGGCCTCGGCGGCGGCCGCGATCCGGTCGTCGCGCTCGACGGTGGCGCCGATCATCTGCTCGATCAGCTCGCGCAGCCGCAGCGTGTCGTCCATGCCGACGCCGAAGCTGCCGGTGATCGTCAGGAGCGGGAGCAGGGCGCAGAACTCGACGTTGAGTTCGGCGCTGCCGCGCGCCTCGATGCGGTCCAGCAGGGAGCCGGTGAGGTCGTTGATCCACCGGTCGGCCCACCACTGCATCATGTTGCGGTTGAAGGAGGGCTGGACGACCCCGCGGTGGCGGGAGTGCTCGGTGCCGCCCATGCCGAGGATGTTGCGGCCGAACGTGTCGAAGGTGCTCTGCATGACCTCGGAGCTGAACGTCTCCGGGTCGCGGAACACGGCGTTGACGGTGTCGTAGTCGAACACCGAGAAGATCGCCGGGGGCTTCGCCCGTCCGACGACCGGCGCCGGGTGCGGGAGGCCGAGCGCCTGCTCGACGGTGCCCGCGTGGACGGGGCCGCTCTCCCGGGCCTTGCGCAGCCCGGCGTGGAAGTCGACGGCGAAGTCGCCGCCGGACCTGGACCGCCGGTACTCGCCGCCGGTGTCGAACAGGGTGCGGATCTTGACCGGGTCGAGCCGGGCGATCTCGTCTAGCATCTGCTTCTCCCGTGGGGGTCAGGCGCTCACGGCCGTGACGTGTTTGGCCTGCTGGTAGGCCCGGATGCCCTCGCGGCCGCGCTCGCGCCAGTCGCCGCTGTGGCGGCGGCCGCCGGAGGAGGCGAACGCGCCGATGTAGCCGCCGTTGACGAAGACGGTGCCGGAGCGGACGCGGCGGGCGACGGCGAGCGCCTCGTCGGCGGGCCCGTACACGGCGCCGGACAGCCCGTAGACGGTGTCGTTGGCGAGTTCGACGGCGTGGTCGGCGTCGCGGTAGCCGAGCACGGAGACGACCGGGCCGAACGTCTCCTCCTGCGCGAGCGGGTTCGCGGTGCCGTCGAGGTCGACGACGGTGGGCTCGAAGTAGTGGCCGCCGAGGTCGGGCCGGGCGCGGCCGCCCGCGACGACGCGGCCGCCGTGCTCGCGCGCGGCCGCGACGTGCTCGGCGCAGCGGGCCGCCTGGGCGGCGCTGATGAGGGGGCCGACCTCGGTGGACGGGTCGCGCGGGTCGCCCAGCCGGAGCGCGGCGACGGCTTCGGCGGCCTCGTCCAGGACCCGCTTCTTCTGGTCCTCGGGGACGAGCACGCGGGTCTGCAGCGCGCAGCCCTGGCCGGCCATCGCCCGCATGACGATCGCGATCCCGGCGGCGGCGCGGTCGGCCGCGCCGGGCAGGTAGATCCCGGCGGACTTGCCGCCGAGTTCGAGCATGACGCGCTTGTGCGTGGGCGCCGCCTGCGCGGTGATGGCCGCGCCGACGGCGGCCGAACCGGTGAACGAGACGGCGTCGACCTGCGGCATCGTCGTGAGCAGCTCGGCGCCCGCGCTGCCCGCCTCCACCAGGACGTTGAGCACGCCGGGCGGGAGCCCGGCCTCGTGGGCGGCGTCGCCGGCGGCGAGCACCGTGAGCGGGGCGAGCGGGCTCGGGCGCAGCACGACGGTGTTGCCGGCCAGCAGCGCCGGGACGACCTTCCACAGCGCGAGGAACAGCGGCACGTTGTAGGCGGGGATGGCGGCGACGACGCCGAGCGGTTCCCAGGTGAGGACGCTCGCGGCGACGCGGCCGCCGGTGACCAGCGCGTCCAGCGGGACCGGGTTGGGCTCCTCGGCGGGCATGGCCGCGTGCAGCCGGACGGCGTCGCGCGCCTGGGCGATCGCCCCGCCGACGTGCAGGGTGCGGGCGGACGCGACGAGCGCGCCGGTCTCGGCGACGACCGTGTCCTCGAGGAGTTCGCGGCGCGCCTCGAGAGCGTCCAGGAACCGCAGCACGGCGGCGGCGCGGTCGGCCGCGGGCGTCCCGGCCCAGCCGTCGAAGGCGCGCCGCGCGGCGAGCACGGCCCGTTCGAAGTCGGCGGGTTCGGCGGTCGGAACGTCGGCGACCGTGGACAGGTCGGCGGGGTTCTCGACGCGGAGCGGCGGGCCGGAGCCGAGGCGGGCGCCGTCCACGTAGGAGGTCGGTGCCATCAAAGGCTCACGCCGGCTTCGACGGGGAGCGCGACGCCCGTCACGGCGTACGCGGCGTCCGACACGAGGAACAGGATCGTGCGGCTGACGTCGACCGGCTGCAGGCGGTCGACGGGCAGCACGCGGGCGAGGGCGGCGGCGCCGCTCGCGCTCGTCATCGGCGAGTGCGGGTTGTTGATCATGAAGGTGTCGACGGCCGTCGGGTGGACGACGTTGACGCGCACGTTGTGCTGCCCGAGCAGCCGCGCGAACCCCTTCGCGAGGCCGACGACGCCGTGCTTGGCCGCGTTGTAGCCGGACATGCCGCCGGACCCGTCCGTCATGCCCTTCAGCCCGGCCGTCGACCCGGTGATCACGATCGCGCCGCCCCGGCCCTGGTCGATGAGCGGCTGCTGCACGACCTTCAGGGTGTTGTAGACGCCGGTGAGCATCACGCCGACCGCGTCGTCCCACCGCGCGGCGGCCTGCTCGAGGGTGGTCTCGGTGCGGTCGCTGTGCAGGACGCCCGCGTTGGCGAGGACGATGTCGACGCCGCCGAGCTCGGCCATGCCGCGTTCGAGCGCCTTGTTCAGGGCGGTGATGTCGCGGACGTCCGCGAGCTCGGTCACGCAGCGGCGTCCGGTGGCCTCGACCAGGCGGGCGGTCTCGGCGAGGTCGTCCGGGGTGGCCATCGGGTAGGGGACGGTCGGGATGTCGGCGCCGATGTCGACGGCGATCACGTCCGCGCCGTGCTCGGCGAGCAGCACCGCGTGCGAGCGTCCCTGCCCGCGGCCGGCTCCGGTGATGAACGCGACCTTGCCGTCCAGTTGGCCCATGATTCGGCGCCTCCGTGTGAGTGCTCGTGCACGGTTCTCGGGTTGCCGAGGAATGTGCGAGAAATGGCCGGAAAGAACACCCGGAAGCCCTCGACGCCGGGGCGGTCGTCCGATCGGCCGGGTTCGCTCACCATAAGCGGCGGCGCCTGCCCCGTCAAGAGAATGAGCTTCTCCATATTGCATCCCAGGTCAGAGCAGTGACCCAGGCGACACCTTCCCCACACGTACGGACGCCTCCGACATCCGTAGGACACCTCATCGGAGAAGCGCCTTCTACCTATGGACATACGTCCTTCTACTGGTTACGGTGACTTTCGTTCGCCGATGCGGCCACCCCTCGAGGAGAAACCACCATGCGGGCAGAGCCATTCAGACATGCAATTCCACCCGCCCCGGGCGCGCCGATTCCCGGCCGCGTCGCGGGCGTGCCCGCAGCCGTCGCGCCCGCCGCGGCCGGGCCGGCGTGAGCCCGGCCGGGGGCGAGACGCCCGTCTTCGACGGCGTCCGGGTGCTGGAGGTGGCGCAGTGGACGTTCGCGCCCGCCGCGGCCGCGGTGCTCGCGGACTTCGGCGCGTCCGTGATCAAGATCGAGGACCCGGTCACCGGCGACCCGCAGCGCGGCCTCGCGTCGTCCGGGGTCGTCCCGGCCGTCAACGGGGTGAACATCGTCACCGCGCAGACCAACCGCGGCAAGCGCAGCGTCGGCCTCAACCTGCGCGACCCCCGCGGCCGCGAGCTGCTGATGGAACTCGTCGACCACGCGGACGTCTTCGTCACGAACTTCCGGGGACCCGCGCGCGAGAAGCTCGGCTTCGACGAGGACGCGGTGCGGGCCCGCAACCCGCGCATCGTCTACGCCCGCGCCACCGGGCAGGGCCCGCGCGGAGAGGACGCCGACCGGGGCGGGTACGACTTCACCTCGTACTGGATGCGCGGCGGGATCGCCTCCGCGCTGACCGCGCCGGACGCCGACCGCCCGCTGCCGCAGCCGCCCGCGTTCGGCGACAAGGCCGGGGCGATGAACCTCGCGTTCGGTATCGCCGCCGCGCTGTTCCGCCGGGAACGGACGGGCGAGGGCGCGCTCGTCGACGTGTCCCTGCTCGGCACCGCGCTGTGGCAGCACTCGAGCGCGATCCTCTACAGCTGGGGCCTCGACCGGGAGTTCCCCGTGCAGTCGGGACGCTCGGCGAACCCGATCGCCCGCGGGTACCGGACGGCCGACGGGCGCTGGATCGCGCTGATGATGATCGAGTCCGACCGCTGGTGGCCGGACCTGTGCCGCAGCATCGACCGGCCCGAACTGATCGGCGACGAACGCTTCGCCGACGCGAAGGCGCGCACCGCGAACTACGACGCGTGCGTCGCCGAGCTCGAGGCCGTCTTCGCCGCCCGCACCCTCGCCCAGTGGCGGACCCGCCTCGCCGGCTTCTCCGCGCCGTGGGAGGTGCTGCGCACGATGCGGGAGACGGCGGACGACCCGCAGGTGACGGCGAACGGGTACGCCGTCCCCGTCGACCACGACGGCACGGACGTCCGGCTGATGAGCGCGCCCGTCCAGTTCGACGAGCGCGTCCCGTCGCTGACCCGCGCCCCCGAGCACGCCGAACACTCCGAGCAGGTGCTCCTCGAACTCGGCTACGACTGGGACGCGATCCTCGCGCTCAAGGACGCCGAGGTGCTCTGAGGTGCTCTGAGCGACGCCCGTCCCGCTCCTTTCGCCCCGCCCCTCCGCCCCGCCCCCCGTCTGTTGTGTCCCCGGCCTGACCGAACCTCCAAGTTCGTCCCACCCCCCGTGCCCAGGAGGACCGATGACCACCACCCCGGACCGTCCGCCGCCCGGCCCGCCCTCCCCGGCGCCGCCCCCGCCCGCCGGCGGACGGTCGTACAACGGTCTCGTGCTCGCCCTCGTCGCCATCGAGATCTTCGCGGTGTTCGAGACCGCGATGGCGCTCGCCGCCATCCCGACGTTCATGCGGGTCTTCGAGGCCGACTCCGCCGCCGTCGGCTGGACCGGGACCGCGTACCTGCTGGTCGGCGCGGTGTCGGCGGCGACCGCCGGACGGCTCGGCGACATCTTCGGGCGCCGCAACGTGCTCGTCACGGTGCTGGCGGTCGCGGCCGTCGGCTCGCTGATCAGCGTGCTGGCCTCCTCGCTGTGGCTGGTGATCCTCGGCCGCGGTGTGCAGGGCATGGCCGCCGGCGCCCTGCCGCTGTCGTTCGGGCTCGTCCGCGAGCTGCTGCCCGAACGCCGCGTCCCGTTCGTGATGTCGCTGCTCGGCGGCGTCGTGCCCGTCTGCACCGGCGCGGGATCGCTGATCGCGGGCGTCCTCATCGACCACGGCGGCTGGCGGAACATGTTCGTGGCGGCCACCGCGATGGGCGTCGCGGCCACGCTGATCGCGCTGCTCGCGCTGCCGCGCACCCCCGGCATCGCCCCGCGGCCGTCGGTCGACGTGGTCGGCGCCGTCCTGCTCGCCCCGGCGGTCGGCGGCGTCCTGCTCGGCGTCAGCCAGTCGGAGGACTGGGGCTGGGGCGACCCGCGGGTGATCCTCGCGATCCTGGTCGGCGTCGCGGTCCTGATGGTCTGGGTCTGGTGGGAACGGCGCGTGCCGGAGCCGCTGGTCAACGTCACGCTGTTCCGCAACCGCAAGGTCGCGCTGGCGACCGCCGCCGCGTTCATGGTGGGCGCCGGGCCGATGGGCGCGGTCTCCATCCTCGCGCACATGGTGCTGCAGCTGCCCGAGACCGCGCCCGTCGGCCTCGGCCTGTCCCCCACGGACGCCGGATACGTCCTGCTCGTCGTCGCCGTCGTCGCCTACGCGGGGGCGATCGCCAGCGGGCGCATCGCGCAGAAGATGGGCGCCCGCCCGTGCCTGGTCCTCGGCACCCTCATCTACGCGCTCGGCATCTTCCTCTGGATGTTCCTGGACCAGTCCATCGCCGGGACCATGTTCTGCCTGGCCCTCACCGGACTCGCCAACGGCTTCGCCCTCACCGCGCTGCCGATCCTGGTCGTCGAGGCGGTGCCGGTGAAGCACACCGGCGAGGCCACCGGCGTCAACCGCGTCACCCTCAACACCGGCGTCGCCTGCGGCCTCGCCATCACCTCGGTGATCCTCGCGACCTCGACCGTCGAGGGCACCCACATGCCGACGCACGGCTCCTTCGTCACGACGGTCGTGGTCTTCACGTGCCTGTCCCTCGTGGGCACCGTCCTCGCCCTGCTCATCCGCGGCGGCCGGACCGTCGCGGACGAACCGGAGGCGGCCCCCGCGAAGGTCTGACCGTCCCGTACCGAGCGACACCCACATCGAAAGGACCCACCCGCCATGGCACCATCGAAGCCCGACCTGAACTGGCTCATCTCCGTCGACGACCACGTCCTCGAGCCGGGCCACCTGTGGCAGCGCTGGCTGCCCGCCAAGCACCGCGAGCGCGGCCCGCGCCTGGAGATCGACGCGGACGGCAAGGGCACCTGGACCTACCTCGACTTCACGATGCGGGCGAGCGGGCTGTCGGCGTGCATCGGCCGCGACAAGAGCAGCTACAGCCCCGAGCCGCTCGGCTACAACGAGATGCGGCCCGGCTGCTACGACCCGGTGGCCCGCGCGGAGGACATGAACGAGGCCGGCATCCTCGCCTCGATGACCTTCCCGACGTTCCCCGCCTTCTGCGGGCAGACGTTCTACCGGGGCGCCGACAAGGAACTCGGGCTCGCCTGCATCGAGGCGTACAACAACTGGATGATCGAGGAGTGGTGCGCGGCGGCGCCCGGCCGGTACATCCCGCTCACCCTCATCCCGCTGTGGGACCCGCGGAAGGCGGCGGCCGAGGTCCGCCGGGTCGCCGCGCTGGGCGCCCGCGCGGTCGCGTTCAGCGAGAACCCCGAACCGCTCGGCCTGCCCACGATCAACGACCCGGACCGCTACTGGGACCCGTTCTTCCAGGCCGCCGAGGAGTGCGGCGTCGTCATCTGCATGCACGTCGGATCGTCGTCGCAGATCCCGTCCATCAACAAGGACACGTCCTTCATGGCGAACCTGTCGTGGGGCGCGGTGCGGACGTCCGGCACGATGCTCGACTGGCTGTTCAGCGGCGTGTTCGAGCGGTTCCCCAACCTCAAGATCTCGCTGGCCGAGGGCAACATCGGCTGGATCCCGTACTTCCTGGAGCGGGCCGAGCAGGTCATCGACAAGCAGCGGTACTGGGTGCAGCGCGGCGTCGACTACGACCCCGGCAAGGGCAGCAAGCAGGAGCGCAAGGACGACGGCGCGCAGACGATCGACTACCTGAACTTCGACATCCGGCAGTCGTTCCGCGACCACGTCTACGGGTGCTTCATCGACGACATCGCGGGGCTGCGCAACCTCGAACTCATCGGCGAGGACAACGTGATGATCGAGACCGACTACCCGCACTCGGACTCGACCTGGCCGCACTCGATGAAGCTCGCCCAGGAGCGGCTGGCCGGGCTGCCCGAGGAGACGCAGTACAAGATCCTGCGGGGGAACGCCGAGCGGCTGTTCCAGTTCACCCCGGCCGACACCGCGACGCTCCCGGCCCCCGGCGGGACGGCGTGACCGGCGCCGCCATCGTGGGGCTCGGCCTGACCGAGCAGGGGCGCCGGCTCGGGTTCTCCCCCCGGGAGCTGCGGCGGCGGGCGATCGACGCCGCCCTGGCGGACGCGGGCGTCCCGCGCGAGCGGATCGACACCGTCATCTGCTTCGGCGCGCTGCCCGAGGACCTGCGGTACGCCGGGCTGTCGCCGCGCTCGTCCTTCGCGCTGATGTCGGGCGGCGCGACGCCCGCCCTCTCGGTGGTCGTCGCGGCGGGGCTCCTCGCGAGCGGGCAGGCCGAGTACGTCCTCAGCGTCTACGGGGAGGCGTTCACCGGGGCGGCGCCCCGGCTGGAGCCCAACCACGGTGGCGGCGGCAGGTCGGACATCGGCGGGTACAGCTACGGGTACCCGTACCTGTACGGACTCGTCGGGCCGGGCGCGGTCTACGCGATGGCCGCCCGCCGGTACCTCGACGCCCACGGCGCGACCTCGGCGGACCTCGCCGAGGTCGCGGTCGTGGAACGCGGCTACGGCAGCGTCCGGCCCGGCGCCGTCGGGTACGGCGCGCCGATCACGGTCGCCGACCACCAGGCGTCCCGGATGATCGTCGACCCGCTGCGGCTGCTCGACTGCTCCCGGCCCACCGACGGCGGCGCCGCGATCGTCCTCACCACCGCCGAGCGCGCGGCGGACTGCGCGGGCGAGCCCGTCGCCGTCCTCGGCGCGGGCACCGGGCACAACATCGCGAACTGGTGGGACGGGACGATGGCGGAACGGTTCGGCGCCCTCCCGGACGCGGCCCCGCGCGCCTTCGGGCAGGCCGGGGTGGCGCCGGGCGACATCGACGTCGCGCAACTGTACGCGCCGTTCACGATCGCCACGCTCATGCAGCTCGAAGAGTACGGGTTCTGCGGCGCGGGCGAAGGCCCGGCGTTCGTCCGCGACGGGCACACCGGCCCTGGCGGTTCGCTGCCCACCAACACCGGGGGCGGGCAGCACTCCGGCTTCTACGCGACCGGCTTCACCCCCTTGTCGGAGGGCATCATGCAGATTCGCGGCGACGCGCCGACGAACCAGGTTCCGGACGCCGAACTGTGCCTGGTGAGCGGCAGCGGCGGCAACGGCGGCGTGCACGGCTCGTGGGCGCACGTCTCGCTCGTCCTGGGGAGGGGCCGATGAGCGGCGTGCCGCGCCCGTACCCGGGGGACGTCGCGCCGGACGCGGCGGACGCCGAGTTCTGGGCGGCCTGCCGCGACGGCCGGTATCTGATCATGCGCTGCGGCGCCTGCGGGCGGGCGGTGTGGCCCGCCGGGGCGTGCCCGCGGCACGGCGCGGCGGCGATGGCCTGGGCGGACGCGAGCGGCCGCGGCACGCTCGTCACCTGGACGGTCGTGCACCAGCGGTACGCGACGTC
The nucleotide sequence above comes from Actinomadura algeriensis. Encoded proteins:
- a CDS encoding MFS transporter; the protein is MTTTPDRPPPGPPSPAPPPPAGGRSYNGLVLALVAIEIFAVFETAMALAAIPTFMRVFEADSAAVGWTGTAYLLVGAVSAATAGRLGDIFGRRNVLVTVLAVAAVGSLISVLASSLWLVILGRGVQGMAAGALPLSFGLVRELLPERRVPFVMSLLGGVVPVCTGAGSLIAGVLIDHGGWRNMFVAATAMGVAATLIALLALPRTPGIAPRPSVDVVGAVLLAPAVGGVLLGVSQSEDWGWGDPRVILAILVGVAVLMVWVWWERRVPEPLVNVTLFRNRKVALATAAAFMVGAGPMGAVSILAHMVLQLPETAPVGLGLSPTDAGYVLLVVAVVAYAGAIASGRIAQKMGARPCLVLGTLIYALGIFLWMFLDQSIAGTMFCLALTGLANGFALTALPILVVEAVPVKHTGEATGVNRVTLNTGVACGLAITSVILATSTVEGTHMPTHGSFVTTVVVFTCLSLVGTVLALLIRGGRTVADEPEAAPAKV
- a CDS encoding amidohydrolase family protein, whose translation is MAPSKPDLNWLISVDDHVLEPGHLWQRWLPAKHRERGPRLEIDADGKGTWTYLDFTMRASGLSACIGRDKSSYSPEPLGYNEMRPGCYDPVARAEDMNEAGILASMTFPTFPAFCGQTFYRGADKELGLACIEAYNNWMIEEWCAAAPGRYIPLTLIPLWDPRKAAAEVRRVAALGARAVAFSENPEPLGLPTINDPDRYWDPFFQAAEECGVVICMHVGSSSQIPSINKDTSFMANLSWGAVRTSGTMLDWLFSGVFERFPNLKISLAEGNIGWIPYFLERAEQVIDKQRYWVQRGVDYDPGKGSKQERKDDGAQTIDYLNFDIRQSFRDHVYGCFIDDIAGLRNLELIGEDNVMIETDYPHSDSTWPHSMKLAQERLAGLPEETQYKILRGNAERLFQFTPADTATLPAPGGTA
- a CDS encoding ferredoxin; amino-acid sequence: MTDRIDVTPDTCAGTGMCGFYAPNTFGLDDDGKVTIMDEQGDPSGDVRNAAEACPTRSIRLAD
- a CDS encoding thiolase family protein is translated as MTGAAIVGLGLTEQGRRLGFSPRELRRRAIDAALADAGVPRERIDTVICFGALPEDLRYAGLSPRSSFALMSGGATPALSVVVAAGLLASGQAEYVLSVYGEAFTGAAPRLEPNHGGGGRSDIGGYSYGYPYLYGLVGPGAVYAMAARRYLDAHGATSADLAEVAVVERGYGSVRPGAVGYGAPITVADHQASRMIVDPLRLLDCSRPTDGGAAIVLTTAERAADCAGEPVAVLGAGTGHNIANWWDGTMAERFGALPDAAPRAFGQAGVAPGDIDVAQLYAPFTIATLMQLEEYGFCGAGEGPAFVRDGHTGPGGSLPTNTGGGQHSGFYATGFTPLSEGIMQIRGDAPTNQVPDAELCLVSGSGGNGGVHGSWAHVSLVLGRGR
- a CDS encoding CaiB/BaiF CoA transferase family protein, translating into MSPAGGETPVFDGVRVLEVAQWTFAPAAAAVLADFGASVIKIEDPVTGDPQRGLASSGVVPAVNGVNIVTAQTNRGKRSVGLNLRDPRGRELLMELVDHADVFVTNFRGPAREKLGFDEDAVRARNPRIVYARATGQGPRGEDADRGGYDFTSYWMRGGIASALTAPDADRPLPQPPAFGDKAGAMNLAFGIAAALFRRERTGEGALVDVSLLGTALWQHSSAILYSWGLDREFPVQSGRSANPIARGYRTADGRWIALMMIESDRWWPDLCRSIDRPELIGDERFADAKARTANYDACVAELEAVFAARTLAQWRTRLAGFSAPWEVLRTMRETADDPQVTANGYAVPVDHDGTDVRLMSAPVQFDERVPSLTRAPEHAEHSEQVLLELGYDWDAILALKDAEVL
- a CDS encoding Zn-ribbon domain-containing OB-fold protein, whose protein sequence is MSGVPRPYPGDVAPDAADAEFWAACRDGRYLIMRCGACGRAVWPAGACPRHGAAAMAWADASGRGTLVTWTVVHQRYATSFDGAPPNVALVELDEGPLVHASVLGTDRPEIGMRLEAVFEEIGPDVTVPAFRPARDDPRASLAG
- a CDS encoding mycofactocin-coupled SDR family oxidoreductase, giving the protein MGQLDGKVAFITGAGRGQGRSHAVLLAEHGADVIAVDIGADIPTVPYPMATPDDLAETARLVEATGRRCVTELADVRDITALNKALERGMAELGGVDIVLANAGVLHSDRTETTLEQAAARWDDAVGVMLTGVYNTLKVVQQPLIDQGRGGAIVITGSTAGLKGMTDGSGGMSGYNAAKHGVVGLAKGFARLLGQHNVRVNVVHPTAVDTFMINNPHSPMTSASGAAALARVLPVDRLQPVDVSRTILFLVSDAAYAVTGVALPVEAGVSL
- a CDS encoding AMP-binding protein; this translates as MRTIPAELAERYEAEGWWTRDTIGDLLQRGLAAAPDTTFRVHSSVRPWSGTFGDVEHLARRLAGGLRERGVGPGDVVAFQLPNWMEAAAVFWASSFLGAVVVPIVHIYGRKEVGYILDAVKPKAFVTAERFGRLEHDPAVSAHVPHVGVVGRDFDDLLGDPLPGVLPVDPAGPALISFTSGTTRDPKGVVHSHQTLGCETRQLADRYPPELARQLTSAPVGHFIGMVGAFLIPVLGGTPIHLADAWDPGRVLALMDSDDLIVGGGVPYYITSLLDHPDFADRHLRQMKYAGLGGAPVPTAVTSRLTDLGIIVYRSYGSTEHPSMTAAHYTAPRDKRLHTDGKALPGVELRLTDDGEILSRGPDLCLGYTDDTLTERVFDADGWYHTGDIAVMDDDGYITITDRKSDIIIRGGENISALEVEEMLLTLPSVAEAAVVAAPDERLGEHAAAFVRLKETPAPTLDDVRAHLEAKGLARQKWPEELHVLDDFPRTPSGKVRKYVLRGSVRAR
- a CDS encoding aldehyde dehydrogenase family protein, whose amino-acid sequence is MAPTSYVDGARLGSGPPLRVENPADLSTVADVPTAEPADFERAVLAARRAFDGWAGTPAADRAAAVLRFLDALEARRELLEDTVVAETGALVASARTLHVGGAIAQARDAVRLHAAMPAEEPNPVPLDALVTGGRVAASVLTWEPLGVVAAIPAYNVPLFLALWKVVPALLAGNTVVLRPSPLAPLTVLAAGDAAHEAGLPPGVLNVLVEAGSAGAELLTTMPQVDAVSFTGSAAVGAAITAQAAPTHKRVMLELGGKSAGIYLPGAADRAAAGIAIVMRAMAGQGCALQTRVLVPEDQKKRVLDEAAEAVAALRLGDPRDPSTEVGPLISAAQAARCAEHVAAAREHGGRVVAGGRARPDLGGHYFEPTVVDLDGTANPLAQEETFGPVVSVLGYRDADHAVELANDTVYGLSGAVYGPADEALAVARRVRSGTVFVNGGYIGAFASSGGRRHSGDWRERGREGIRAYQQAKHVTAVSA
- a CDS encoding cytochrome P450, whose amino-acid sequence is MLDEIARLDPVKIRTLFDTGGEYRRSRSGGDFAVDFHAGLRKARESGPVHAGTVEQALGLPHPAPVVGRAKPPAIFSVFDYDTVNAVFRDPETFSSEVMQSTFDTFGRNILGMGGTEHSRHRGVVQPSFNRNMMQWWADRWINDLTGSLLDRIEARGSAELNVEFCALLPLLTITGSFGVGMDDTLRLRELIEQMIGATVERDDRIAAAAEAGEILGPVIADRRAEPRDDLISKLLQGTIRDEDGTRRGLTDAEILAFARLILTAGSGTTWRQLGITLWALLNEPDQLDAVRRDRSLVRNAIEESLRWEVTDPTFYRTATRDTELGGVAVPAGSRVALCLTAANHDPKRWDDPERFDVRRPLRPHLSFAGGPHVCLGMHLARAEMSVALNAILDRLPNLRWAPGAERPVLMGLHWRGPSELPVVFG